The following coding sequences are from one Arthrobacter crystallopoietes window:
- a CDS encoding carbonic anhydrase, which yields MTTDLTPALAWQKLREGNERFVAGSSNHPNQDASRRSSLVNQQHPFAVIFGCSDSRLAAEIIFDLGLGDAFVVRTAGQVIDDAVLGSLEYSVSLLDVPLIVVLGHDSCGAVTAAKQTVDTGEMPKGFLRDLVERITPSVLAARRNGFEDVNDMVVEHVQQVAERLVDSSRVISESVDKGEVAVIGVTYRLAEGRAELVSGFGAL from the coding sequence GTGACTACAGACCTCACCCCCGCATTGGCGTGGCAAAAGCTCCGCGAAGGCAACGAACGCTTCGTCGCCGGCTCCTCGAACCACCCGAACCAGGACGCCTCCCGCCGCAGTTCGCTGGTCAACCAGCAGCATCCCTTCGCCGTAATATTCGGTTGCTCGGATTCCCGGCTGGCCGCCGAAATCATCTTCGACCTTGGCCTCGGCGACGCGTTCGTGGTCCGCACGGCAGGCCAGGTCATCGACGACGCGGTCCTCGGTTCGCTGGAGTACAGCGTCAGCCTGCTGGATGTCCCGCTGATCGTGGTGCTCGGCCACGACAGCTGCGGCGCGGTGACCGCCGCCAAACAGACCGTGGACACCGGCGAAATGCCCAAGGGATTCCTGCGCGACCTGGTCGAACGCATCACGCCCTCCGTCCTCGCCGCCCGGCGGAACGGCTTCGAGGACGTCAACGACATGGTGGTCGAGCACGTGCAGCAGGTGGCGGAGCGGCTGGTGGACAGTTCGCGCGTCATCTCCGAGTCCGTCGACAAGGGCGAAGTTGCCGTCATCGGCGTCACCTACCGGCTCGCCGAGGGCCGGGCCGAGCTTGTCTCAGGATTTGGTGCGCTCTAA
- a CDS encoding DUF4245 domain-containing protein, translating to MSEVRPEDSDQPAATPVLTAKQAKRANATVTGMLIALGLTIAIFLPVFFLNPASKSEVYERNIDVPGTASQAAATAGYEPLTVELPEPWRANYARWNTGGTGAVPSWEVGYLTPKGQHIALTQTDKANPTWIAQTTDNAPITSDRQAGGESWELRDRGEDRKHLVLEQDGFTVILSGGADLDEFDTLGTAVVEELAQGEPAEK from the coding sequence GTGAGTGAAGTGCGCCCCGAAGATTCAGACCAGCCTGCCGCAACCCCGGTTCTGACGGCAAAACAGGCCAAACGTGCCAATGCCACGGTGACCGGCATGTTGATTGCCCTGGGCCTGACCATCGCGATCTTCCTGCCGGTCTTCTTCCTGAACCCCGCCAGCAAGTCCGAGGTTTACGAACGTAACATTGACGTTCCCGGCACGGCATCGCAGGCCGCGGCCACCGCCGGCTACGAGCCGCTGACCGTCGAACTGCCGGAACCGTGGCGTGCCAACTATGCCCGCTGGAACACCGGCGGCACCGGAGCGGTCCCCTCCTGGGAAGTCGGCTACCTCACTCCGAAGGGCCAGCACATCGCCCTGACTCAGACGGATAAGGCCAATCCCACCTGGATCGCGCAGACTACTGACAACGCGCCCATCACCAGCGACCGCCAGGCCGGCGGCGAAAGCTGGGAGCTGCGCGACAGGGGCGAAGACCGCAAGCATTTGGTGCTGGAGCAGGACGGTTTCACCGTGATCCTCAGCGGCGGCGCGGACCTGGACGAGTTCGACACCCTCGGCACTGCCGTCGTGGAGGAGCTGGCCCAGGGCGAGCCGGCCGAAAAGTAA
- the glpX gene encoding class II fructose-bisphosphatase encodes MSKAAPAAQYSTLSPSLAVADDGPDRNLALELVRVTEAAAIAGGHWVGYGDKNTADGAAVDAMRSFLSTVHFNGVVVIGEGEKDEAPMLFNGEKVGDGSGPEVDVAVDPIDGTRLTALGINNALSVLAVSERGSMFDPSAVFYMEKLVTGPEAADLVDLRLPIKQNLHLIAKAKNKKVNQINVMILDRDRHKPMVEEIRAAGARTRFIMDGDVAGGIAAAREGTGIDVLMGIGGTPEGIVTACAIKSLGGVIQGRLWPTNDEEKQKAIDAGHDLDRVLTTNDLVTSDNCYFAATGITDGDLLRGVRYASNTVRTQSIVMRSKSGTIRFVDGEHRADKWEGYERKH; translated from the coding sequence GTGTCCAAAGCCGCACCGGCCGCCCAGTATTCAACGCTTTCCCCGTCCCTGGCTGTCGCCGACGATGGGCCGGACCGCAACCTGGCCCTGGAGCTCGTCCGCGTGACCGAAGCTGCCGCCATCGCCGGCGGCCACTGGGTTGGCTACGGGGATAAAAACACCGCAGACGGCGCCGCCGTGGACGCCATGCGTTCCTTCCTCTCCACCGTCCACTTCAACGGCGTTGTGGTGATCGGCGAGGGTGAAAAAGACGAAGCCCCCATGCTCTTCAACGGCGAGAAGGTCGGCGACGGTTCGGGTCCCGAGGTTGACGTGGCCGTGGACCCGATCGACGGCACCCGCCTGACCGCGCTGGGCATCAACAACGCGCTGTCCGTGCTGGCCGTGTCCGAGCGTGGCAGCATGTTCGACCCCTCGGCCGTGTTCTACATGGAGAAGCTGGTCACCGGTCCCGAGGCCGCGGACCTGGTGGACCTGCGCCTGCCGATCAAGCAGAACCTGCACCTGATCGCCAAGGCCAAGAACAAGAAGGTCAACCAGATCAACGTGATGATCCTGGACCGCGACCGCCACAAGCCGATGGTCGAAGAGATCCGCGCAGCCGGCGCCCGCACCCGCTTCATCATGGACGGCGACGTGGCCGGCGGTATTGCTGCCGCCCGCGAAGGCACGGGCATCGATGTCCTGATGGGCATCGGCGGCACCCCGGAGGGCATCGTCACGGCGTGCGCCATCAAGTCCCTCGGCGGCGTCATCCAGGGCCGGCTGTGGCCCACCAATGACGAGGAAAAGCAGAAGGCAATCGACGCCGGCCACGACCTGGACCGCGTGCTGACCACCAATGACCTGGTCACCAGCGACAACTGCTACTTCGCCGCTACCGGCATCACCGACGGCGACCTGCTGCGCGGCGTCCGCTACGCGTCCAACACGGTGCGCACCCAGTCCATCGTCATGCGCTCCAAGTCCGGCACCATCCGCTTTGTCGACGGCGAGCACCGCGCCGACAAGTGGGAAGGCTACGAGCGCAAGCACTAG
- a CDS encoding lipid II:glycine glycyltransferase FemX: MSSSILQSAAWAEFQRSLGKKVFESTGDGYSFLAIHEKTPLGSYLYVPYGPAAEDKHALTRALDALAALAKAEGAHYVRVEPVNAGLASGPGTDVEAELAGLGLVKAPTDIQPHLTWMVDLTQDEDKILADMRSTSRNLYRNIHKKGVTFEISTDPKDISILLGFLHDVSERAEFKAQSDDYLTRAAQALVPAGNAKIFIAKLEGTPIAAALSYDTETTRVYAHAAADDTYRKLNAGIPLVVTMMMDAKASGMTRFDMWGVSPEDEPDHAWAGFSRFKRSFGGFEVAYPGSWDLPVNKVMHSAYGLARKLRDTAVPALHKARTAAGPALAKARSAAGPMLDKVRAKLGR; this comes from the coding sequence ATGAGTTCCTCCATCCTGCAGTCCGCCGCCTGGGCCGAGTTCCAGCGCAGTCTCGGGAAGAAAGTCTTCGAGTCCACCGGGGACGGCTACTCCTTCCTGGCCATCCACGAGAAGACGCCGCTGGGCAGTTACCTCTACGTGCCGTACGGACCCGCCGCCGAGGACAAGCATGCCCTGACCCGGGCACTCGACGCCCTGGCGGCGCTGGCGAAGGCCGAGGGCGCGCACTACGTCCGCGTGGAGCCGGTCAACGCGGGCCTGGCCTCCGGCCCCGGCACCGACGTGGAGGCCGAGCTGGCAGGACTGGGACTCGTCAAGGCGCCCACCGACATCCAGCCGCACCTGACTTGGATGGTGGATCTGACCCAGGACGAAGACAAGATCCTGGCCGACATGCGCAGCACCAGCCGGAACCTCTACCGGAACATCCACAAGAAGGGCGTGACCTTCGAGATCTCCACCGATCCGAAGGACATCTCCATCCTGCTGGGCTTCCTGCATGACGTTTCGGAGCGGGCCGAATTCAAGGCGCAGTCCGATGACTACCTCACCCGCGCCGCCCAGGCCCTGGTGCCGGCCGGCAACGCGAAGATCTTCATCGCGAAGCTGGAGGGCACCCCGATCGCGGCAGCCCTGTCCTATGACACGGAGACCACGCGCGTCTACGCCCATGCGGCCGCCGACGATACCTACCGCAAGCTCAACGCCGGCATCCCGCTGGTAGTCACCATGATGATGGACGCCAAAGCCTCGGGTATGACCCGCTTCGACATGTGGGGCGTCTCCCCCGAGGACGAACCGGACCATGCCTGGGCCGGCTTCTCCCGCTTCAAGCGCTCCTTCGGCGGCTTCGAGGTGGCCTACCCGGGCTCCTGGGACCTGCCGGTCAACAAGGTGATGCACTCCGCCTACGGCCTTGCCCGCAAGCTGCGCGATACGGCAGTGCCGGCCCTGCACAAAGCACGCACCGCCGCCGGTCCTGCACTGGCGAAGGCACGTTCCGCCGCTGGCCCGATGCTCGACAAGGTGCGCGCCAAGCTCGGCCGCTGA